From a region of the Mesotoga sp. Brook.08.105.5.1 genome:
- a CDS encoding isoaspartyl peptidase/L-asparaginase: MKVLVVHGGCDEGFLPDEEKRARLSGLRDAFEEGLSILKERDSALDAVEHVIRNLEDNPHFDAGVIGSFNNMIGEIEMDAAIMDSNESAGGVIRIRNIAHPISVARRVMEEMPHLLLCGKGAEIFARISGFREIGPEEQHGNVDEREITKLPEEFRNFIQKYTEKLKEHKLFSTVGAVALDSKGYIVAGTSTGGIAKAFPGRVGDSAIIGAGTFATFYGGSSATGIGEGIIRVGVTRKVVEMVENGTPIQEACSKVVDICSRRGFPCGVIALDRDGNAGISHNGHFMPTLSIKID, translated from the coding sequence ATGAAAGTGCTTGTTGTGCATGGAGGATGTGACGAGGGTTTTTTACCTGATGAGGAAAAGAGAGCCCGTCTTTCCGGGCTAAGAGATGCCTTTGAGGAAGGTTTGTCGATTCTCAAGGAAAGGGATTCCGCTCTTGATGCTGTTGAGCACGTGATAAGGAACTTGGAGGACAATCCTCACTTTGATGCAGGAGTTATTGGTTCTTTTAACAACATGATTGGAGAAATTGAAATGGATGCTGCAATCATGGATAGCAATGAGTCCGCAGGTGGAGTGATAAGAATCAGAAATATTGCTCATCCTATTAGTGTAGCAAGAAGAGTTATGGAGGAAATGCCGCATCTTCTGTTGTGTGGTAAAGGCGCAGAGATATTTGCACGTATTTCGGGTTTCCGTGAAATTGGTCCTGAAGAACAGCACGGAAATGTTGATGAAAGAGAAATCACTAAGCTTCCAGAAGAATTCAGGAATTTCATTCAAAAATATACAGAGAAGCTTAAGGAACATAAGCTGTTTTCAACTGTGGGAGCGGTTGCTCTAGATTCAAAAGGATACATCGTTGCAGGCACTTCTACTGGAGGAATTGCAAAGGCATTTCCTGGAAGAGTGGGTGATTCTGCGATTATTGGTGCAGGGACTTTTGCGACCTTCTATGGAGGTTCTTCTGCAACAGGAATTGGTGAAGGGATTATCAGAGTAGGCGTAACCAGAAAAGTTGTAGAAATGGTGGAAAATGGTACACCCATTCAAGAAGCCTGTTCAAAAGTTGTAGATATATGTTCAAGACGGGGATTCCCATGTGGAGTAATTGCTCTCGACAGAGATGGGAACGCAGGAATATCTCATAACGGTCATTTTATGCCAACACTTAGTATCAAAATCGATTGA
- a CDS encoding aminopeptidase P family N-terminal domain-containing protein, with amino-acid sequence MKKIRIVEIELPEDKTIDNYVEINALQYQDRLNLVRNAMEERKLDFLVIYGDREHFANLHYVTGYDPRFEESILVIPKRGTPYLLVGNEGLGYKDVAKLPVEIVLFQTFGLMGQPRDKSDSLESVLKDTGIEKGSKVGLVGTKYFREKEFCSPQYSIDVPSFITDVVRSLAGYENVVNQTDIFMHPERGLRTFLNAEDIAAFESASCIVYSGVRRLLLGLREGISEYEAAALLAYAGFPPLSCHITVGFGKNALLGLSSPSPFRKLELGEYINFGFGVWGANIARAGLATEDEKHFPSSASNILQELYFPYFEMMTRWYESLEIGTDGRSVYNAVKEFVENPDNGVSLNPGHLIHNDEWLNSPFYEGSQDVLHSGMAIQCDIISAPKSPLFGVHVEDGLVLADEQLRNELRKKFPNTSARFDSRRDFMKQKLGIEISDEVLPMSDIQACLAPFMMSPGKVLAWI; translated from the coding sequence GTGAAGAAAATAAGAATAGTGGAAATAGAGTTACCAGAGGATAAGACCATCGACAATTATGTTGAAATCAATGCGCTTCAGTATCAGGATAGGCTAAATCTTGTGAGAAATGCCATGGAAGAGAGAAAGCTAGATTTTTTAGTGATTTATGGTGACAGAGAGCATTTTGCAAATCTTCACTATGTAACTGGCTACGACCCGCGTTTCGAAGAATCTATTCTAGTAATCCCCAAAAGAGGAACCCCTTATCTGCTTGTTGGGAACGAAGGCCTTGGATATAAAGACGTTGCTAAACTTCCCGTTGAAATAGTGCTCTTCCAAACATTTGGTTTAATGGGACAGCCAAGAGACAAAAGCGATTCACTGGAATCTGTTCTGAAAGATACTGGAATTGAAAAGGGTTCGAAGGTAGGCCTTGTTGGTACAAAATACTTTAGAGAGAAGGAATTTTGCTCTCCACAATATAGTATTGATGTTCCAAGTTTCATAACCGATGTAGTTAGATCTTTAGCAGGCTACGAGAATGTTGTTAACCAGACGGATATATTTATGCACCCGGAAAGGGGTTTAAGAACATTCCTGAATGCAGAAGATATAGCCGCATTCGAGAGTGCATCCTGTATCGTCTACTCAGGGGTCCGTAGACTTTTGCTTGGTCTGAGAGAAGGGATCTCAGAATACGAGGCCGCCGCACTTCTTGCTTATGCAGGGTTCCCGCCATTATCATGCCATATAACAGTTGGCTTCGGGAAGAACGCTCTTCTAGGTTTGAGTTCACCCTCACCCTTTAGAAAACTAGAGTTGGGTGAATATATAAACTTCGGATTCGGAGTTTGGGGAGCAAATATCGCAAGAGCCGGTCTCGCTACGGAAGATGAGAAGCACTTTCCATCTTCTGCATCGAACATTCTCCAAGAACTTTACTTTCCATATTTTGAGATGATGACAAGATGGTATGAATCTCTGGAGATTGGAACAGATGGAAGGTCAGTCTATAATGCCGTAAAGGAGTTTGTGGAAAATCCTGACAATGGAGTAAGTCTAAACCCTGGTCATCTAATACACAATGATGAGTGGTTAAATTCCCCATTCTATGAGGGATCTCAGGATGTTTTGCACTCAGGGATGGCAATTCAATGTGACATCATTTCAGCACCAAAATCACCTCTTTTTGGAGTGCATGTAGAAGATGGTCTTGTGTTGGCAGACGAGCAACTAAGAAACGAGTTAAGAAAGAAATTTCCGAATACTAGCGCTCGTTTTGACTCAAGAAGAGACTTCATGAAGCAAAAACTTGGGATTGAGATATCAGACGAAGTGCTTCCAATGAGCGATATCCAAGCGTGTCTAGCTCCCTTCATGATGTCTCCTGGAAAAGTGCTCGCCTGGATCTAG
- a CDS encoding Fic family protein: MAENDQERSTERLAGYATLIERYDLDVIPNWHKSMVTTSGIRRIDSSEGIVEEVYPSKYWPGDTLGDHLEFALKYDGTNLAILDSIFQEVAERDLLEYLRSRPTGKYARRLWYLYEFLTGKMLPLDDLKQGNYIYLLEPDEYYTVSPARQIRRQRIKDNLLGDPRFCPTVRRTETLRNFETADLAGRCRRVAAGYSPELLRRALGYLYTRETKSSFEIESIKPTSTRTERFVALLQLAEQEDFCEKPRLIELQNRIVDQRFRDYDYRTSQNYVGETISWQKEKIHFICPKPEDLAGLMEGLIAAHKRMDSGDVSPVIHAAVIGYGFVFLHPFEDGNGRIHRFLIHNILARRGFTPKGLMFPISASMLKNPADYDASLEAFSRHIMALAEYSLDEEGRMTVHNDTARWYRYIDLTPQAEALFKFIDQTIEVELTQELAFLANYDKTKKAIQEIVDMPDRLIDLFIRFCLQNNGRLSAQKRKSHFDFLSDEEMAHMEQAVLAAYGDMTSNAD, encoded by the coding sequence ATGGCTGAAAACGATCAGGAAAGATCAACCGAAAGACTCGCGGGATATGCGACGCTTATCGAGCGATATGACTTAGATGTTATTCCAAATTGGCACAAGTCCATGGTGACCACGAGTGGAATCCGCCGGATCGACTCGAGCGAAGGCATAGTCGAGGAAGTATATCCTTCAAAGTACTGGCCGGGGGATACACTTGGTGATCATCTTGAATTTGCGCTCAAATATGACGGGACGAATCTCGCCATACTCGACAGCATATTTCAGGAAGTTGCAGAGAGAGATTTGCTCGAATATCTCCGCTCCAGACCGACCGGCAAATACGCCAGGCGGCTGTGGTATCTTTACGAGTTTCTTACCGGGAAAATGCTTCCTCTAGATGACTTGAAGCAGGGTAACTACATTTATCTTCTTGAGCCGGATGAATATTACACGGTCAGCCCGGCCCGCCAGATTCGTCGACAGCGAATCAAAGACAATCTACTGGGTGACCCACGCTTTTGCCCAACGGTTCGACGAACTGAAACCCTTCGAAACTTTGAAACAGCCGATCTTGCCGGGAGATGCCGCAGGGTAGCGGCTGGCTATTCCCCGGAGTTGCTGAGGAGAGCGCTAGGCTATCTCTACACCAGGGAGACAAAATCCTCTTTTGAGATCGAAAGTATTAAGCCCACATCGACAAGAACCGAGCGATTTGTAGCGTTACTTCAGCTGGCCGAGCAGGAAGACTTCTGCGAAAAACCGCGCTTGATCGAGCTTCAGAATCGCATTGTCGATCAACGGTTTCGCGATTACGATTACCGGACGAGCCAGAACTACGTCGGAGAAACAATCTCCTGGCAAAAGGAAAAAATACATTTCATATGTCCAAAGCCTGAAGATTTGGCTGGCCTGATGGAGGGCCTGATAGCCGCCCATAAGCGAATGGACTCGGGCGATGTGTCCCCCGTAATTCACGCCGCCGTTATCGGTTATGGGTTCGTTTTCTTGCACCCGTTCGAAGACGGCAACGGTCGAATCCACCGTTTCCTGATCCACAACATTCTTGCCCGGCGAGGCTTTACGCCCAAAGGCCTCATGTTTCCCATATCGGCATCCATGCTGAAGAACCCTGCCGACTATGACGCCTCTCTGGAAGCATTCTCACGGCATATTATGGCCCTGGCGGAATACTCGCTCGATGAAGAGGGCCGCATGACCGTGCACAACGATACAGCCAGGTGGTACCGGTATATAGATTTGACGCCCCAGGCGGAGGCACTCTTCAAGTTCATCGATCAGACCATCGAGGTGGAACTCACGCAAGAACTGGCGTTTCTGGCCAACTACGATAAAACAAAGAAAGCCATCCAGGAGATCGTGGATATGCCCGACCGGTTGATAGACCTCTTCATCCGCTTTTGTCTGCAAAACAATGGCAGGCTTTCAGCACAGAAACGAAAGAGCCACTTCGACTTTCTGTCAGACGAGGAAATGGCCCATATGGAACAGGCTGTTCTTGCAGCCTACGGCGACATGACCTCGAATGCTGATTGA